GCGCGGCCCGGCGTCGATCGCCAATGGCGTGCAAGGTGAAAGGGATCTTCAAGGGCCTCAAGGCCTTCTCCCGGATCTTCGGTAAGCGGGCATTTTGTTTCTCTTTCCCGCCTGAAATCCTCAAACTCCGGACATGGACGCACTGTCTGTTTTCCTCCATGGGTCGTCGCCGGTCCTTGCAGCGGTGAAGGAGCACGAGATGGAGATCGGTTGTCCGACTGACGTGAAGCACGTCGCGCACATCGGCTGGGACAGCGCGGCGGGCGGCGCGTCTCCGAGCTGGGTAAACGGACACCAGAAATTCAGGGCACTGCCGCTGCGACTTCCTTCAAATGTCTGGATTCTGATCGGTACAGTTTTTGATTTGGTTCTGGGTCTTGTATATCTTTGCAGATGAACGACATCATGGCGTCCTCAGACTTGTCGTCCCTGGGCAACTTCGCAGCGCTCACTGGTACCTCCTGGGTTTCTCAAGGTACAGTGACCATTTCCTCATGCTCTCCGGTTCAGAATGCATCGCTTTGTTTTGCTATAGTTCAGTTCAGCAGCTACTTCCGTATGACTGCTGTGTTGCACATTTCTTAGCAAAGGTTTTTGGTTCTTCGTGTGATCTCATGCATGTCGCGGAGTTTTGCTTTGTCCATTCCTCTGTTAGTTCTTGTACCCGCAACACAACACACGCACTGGCTTCAGGTTTCTGAAGCCTGAGATACCAGCAGCATCTCTGAACTCTGAATCGCTGTTGGTATGCCACCGGGTCTCGTGCTTCACACAAATGGCGACCAATTTTTTTTTcgaatacgcaggagagctgcgtatcattgaATTAAAATAGAGGAAAAACGGCCTGAGGCCCAGGACAAACAGAACACACACAAAACAAAAACACACACTCACACCCACAAAACAAACACAATACAGACACATACAACCTACTAACACCCCAGTCTTTCAATAGGCTTCAAGACTCTCCTTTATCCAGGGTTGAAAAGAGAACTCGGTTTGGACCAAAATTAAAGAACTCGATCACGCAAACAGTGTGAGAAACTTGTCCCAGACATATCTCGGTTTGGTCCTTGCTTCATGATACGGTAACACCGGCAgaggcgaaactgaagcttcgtgtGATGGGGACACGACACGATCAGTTGGTGTCGTTCGTGCTGTGCTTGTTGCCTGGAGGCCCTGGACAGAGCGAGTGGTGTCGGCGTGCGTGTGGTTGGTTGGTGTACTTGGCGACAGCCGCTGCCCGCGGCCGGGCAGTCGGCAGACATCCTCCTCAGATCCGGATCACGTTGTGTTGCCGTTCTTCGTTCCAAGATCACGCACTTGATGTTGCTTTCCAGGATTCTTAGGAAGGATCACGTGCCGCGTTCTTGCCTTCTTGGTTCTTGCCATGAGCGGCTGACACGCGTTCTGTGGCGGATTCTGTATGTCTGACAGATCTCGACAGCCAGCAGCGTGTCGTCGCGGAGAACACCGGCAGGCGAGACCACTCGGCCAGGTGCCCCGATATTACAAGGCCGCCGAGGAATCCCGGGACGAAGAAGCCGAGGGACGGCTCGCCGCCGGTGTCGCCACCGTCACCGGCGGCTCGTGTCGACGCTGCTGCAGATGACGCGCGATAATCTGAACTGTGTTGCTCCGGCCTCCCTCCATTCCGAGTTTGTGTACGCGAGCGCGAGGCTACAAAGAGTCAAAGATTGCTTGTTTGGTCGTCGTCTGATCGCCCCCAGCTTTGGCGTCAAAGTATGTACTATGTGtttatgttatatatatatatatatatatatatatatatatatataacttgcAAAGGTTGCCACAATCGTAGATTCTAATCGAACAGTACAGGTTTAAATCAGAtcgtacataaacatatataaaaAGTTATAGAAAAGTAGCTAGACTCTTGAAAGGACCGGATAATTAAACAGCTCGGTTAATTAAAATCCTAAGTAAAATCACATGGCCACATCACATTGAGCTAGGCTGCAGTCTAGCAGCCTTGGAATAATCAACGTGCAACCCCCATTATCCGGAACCATATTTCTATGGTGTCGGCCATCCCCCGTCGGAATTAAGAGCCTCGCTAATCTCCAAAGGAAAACACGGATCTTAGATGAGCACAACTCAATCCATTAATTCCTTTTTC
This portion of the Zea mays cultivar B73 chromosome 2, Zm-B73-REFERENCE-NAM-5.0, whole genome shotgun sequence genome encodes:
- the LOC103645900 gene encoding CRIB domain-containing protein RIC10, which gives rise to MRPADERFCRHTSRHYARDRCYISFFLDDHRTSRLMQHLCQPQEKPLKPLIAACPRSLTVLACFPSPCVLSGTTSCAARRRSPMACKVKGIFKGLKAFSRIFAVKEHEMEIGCPTDVKHVAHIGWDSAAGGASPSWMNDIMASSDLSSLGNFAALTGTSWVSQDLDSQQRVVAENTGRRDHSARCPDITRPPRNPGTKKPRDGSPPVSPPSPAARVDAAADDAR